DNA from Camelus dromedarius isolate mCamDro1 chromosome X, mCamDro1.pat, whole genome shotgun sequence:
TGTTTAAGGTGAACTGTTCATTTTTTGAAAGCCTGATGAATTGTTGGCATCTTTATCTATAATAGTATATTaatcaatatataatatattacattGACTATGTCAATATGAGGGAGAAACACATATAAATAGACTTCTTAAAACAGATATATATTCtctcttaaaacaaaacagaagagcaTTACCTATAAGAAACCTATTATGATCCCATTCCTGAGAATTCTCTTTACTgttagcaacttttaaaaattcagcaactAACAAAAATCCAACAAAAGATATGTTAGACTCtatgtaaaatattatgaaaCTTTGAGAAACATTAAAATTAGAGTCTCAACCATTATTTTTGCTTACATTAAAGTTCAACAGTTACTTttgctaaaattaaaatctcaacattaatttttgtagaaaataaaatctcagcATGTATTTTTGTAGATATTGATAAGAACAGTTAAGAAACTCTTGATGAGAACAGAATGAGGTGGGAAGACTTTCCCTATCAGATATCAAGGCtcattacaaagctatagtaattaaggCAATATCATATTGGAAAAAGATTAGACAAACAGACCCGTAGAACAGAACGGAGAAGCCACAAATAGTCCTAAGAACACATGAACACTTGATATTTGACAGAATTGGCAGTGTGAATGAGTGGGGCAAAGAGagctttttcaacaaatgacaTGGGGCAACTGGGTATTtgtaaggagaaaaatgaaattggacatcTATTCTATCActctacacaaaaattaactccaaatatattaaagacttaagtgtaaaaggcaaaactatagaaaatttaaatgttaatataggTGAATATTTTCATGATGTTGGGTAGGGAAggatttctttgaaaagatacaaaaaaGCACTATGCctaaagaagaaaagattggTAACTTTAGACTATATTataattaagaacttctgtttatTGAAAGAAATCATCAAGAAATGATCAAAAATAAGAGACAAACTGGAGAAAGATATATGCAACATATATAAAGAACAAAGGACTAACGTTAAACTATATAAATAACAcctacaaattatttttttaaaggcacactacccaacagaaaaaaaaacttgccaaATGTCTTGAATAAATACTTcacaaaataataaatcttaATGTCCagtaggcatatgaaaagatgctcaacatcattagtaatCAGGAAAATCAAATTATGAGAGGCCATTTTACACCcaccagattggcaaaaattttGAAGTTTGATAATACCAAATATTGCCAGCAGGTGGAGCAATGGAAACTGTCAGACTCCTAGTAAGAGCGTAAATTGGTAAACAACATTAGGAAAAGTTAGTAATTAGAAaaatttagggggagggtatagctcaagtggtagagcacatgcttagcatgcatgaggtcctgggttcaatccctggtacctcctctaaaaataaataaatagacctaattaccaacccccccccaaaagaaatttaaagaaaaaaattaagcatcatCTAGTAACGTTGAAGATGCCCATACCCTATAAACGAGCCATTCCACTCTTAGATAAATATCCTAGAGGTATCTGTATTTATACACTCTACCAAGAATATTCATGGTAGCCCTGTTTTATAACTCATGGTAGCCCTGTTTTGTAACAgtcaaaaatgggaaaaaatcagAATGCCCCTCAAAGTTCTCATGGATaatttgtggtatattcatacaacagtgcatacaaaaataaaagggaaataaccAAACAGCAGTGAGATACCTCTAATACAGCTATTAGAATGCCCAAAATTTGGAACACTAAcatcaaatgctgacaaggatgtcgagcagcaggaactctcattcatcgctggcgggaatgcaaaatggtacagccactttggaaggcagtttcgcagtttcttacaaaactaaaccgTATGCTTTCTATATGGTCCAGCAATTgtgttccttggtatttacccaaaggagttaaaaacATGTCTgcacaaaaacctacacacagaggtttataacagctttattcataactaccaaaacttggaagcaacccagatgtccttcagtaggtgaaggtataaataaactgtgataaatcctgatgatggaatattattcagcactaaaaagaaatgagctttcaAGCCACAGAAAGACATGGAACAACCTTATATGCAccttactaagtgaaaaaagctgatctggaaaggctacatactgtatgacattctggaaaaggcaaaactatgaagatggtaaaatataaatggttgccagaggtggggcagggggatgactaggcagagcacagaggatttgaagggcagtgaaattactctgtataaTACTATAATGGTGGAAACATGTccttatacatttgtccaaacccacagaatatacaacactaagagtgaaccctaaggtaaactacagactttgggtGACAATGATGTAGCAATATAATCTCAGCAATCGtagcaaatgtaccactctggtgggggatgttgataatgggggaggctatgtaCGTGTGGGAACAggggatatatgggaactctccATAACTTCCTCTCAaatttgctgtgaacctgaaacttctccagaaaacacttttttgaagtaaatttatcacaatttagaaaaacaaaataactacaaCTACctgcaaaaacatggatgaatctcacaaataaTGTGAAGGGAAAGAAGACAGTCACAATTGCAAATACATAAAGTGTATAAAGTTCAAATATCTGTAAAACAAAACTGTGTTGTTTAGGGATGCCTGTATGGAAGATAAACCTATAACGAATGGTAAAGAAATGATATCATAATAGTCAGGATTGGGGTTACCTctgggatgggtggatgggtggaggAATGTCATCAGTGGGGGCCTTGGGGTGCAGGAGGAGTAGGGTGTGAGGGGCATCAAGGTGTCCCATTTCTGGTCTTGGGTGGTCATTATATGGGCGATAgctttataaatattcttttaactGGCAGTTCTCTTCTGAATACTTCTCTGTTCCTAGAGAAATAGAAGGTAAGGTCTCCAACTGCGATTGAGGATGGGGGTGGAGTGTTGAAGATTTGAGGAAAAGGAAGATAGtatgaaagaaacagagagaacacTGGAGagtgaacagaatagagaaatacagtattttttacaTTATTCTTTTAGGAAAATTTCACCTTTTAAATCAAGCTTTTTGTCTCCtgtataacattattttattaacttCAATATACTATACTATATGCAGTTATTGGAAACATGTAGTTACATTATAATGCTatctaatgtttaaaaataaatgttgaaagcAAAATTAAGTCTTAATAAACCATATAATTACAGTAATAGTCATAAtacattacttatttattatttcaccTTGAGCTTTAGAAAGCTGATGTAGTTTATATTTAGACAAAATTACACGGGGCTTATACagggatttttattctttttcttcaactttTATAACAACTAATTTTAgtgttaaattttacattttataaattttaaacagACAGAGGTATttattacctcattttattgatttcaagTTTATCCCCTTCTTTCCAGCTTAAAAACCAAAGCCATTAGCTGAGTAATGATTTTTTGTAAACATTTCCTTCATTCTGAGAGCTGGCCTTGAAATATAACTAgctgttctttgatttttttcttcccttatgCGGATTTATTGCTCCCCATCCTTGAATCCCCAAGCAGAGAGTATTGTCTGTCCCAACCTGTCCAGGTCTGCACGTGGGTACTCATCTGCAGCTGTTCTGGACCAGTCATTTTCTCTTGATCTTGCTGGCAAAGGCTTTCTGATCGCAAATCACCTGGAGCTATGTCTTCAATTGCTGTGCTATTCAGTGAGGAATTCTCACTGCTAAGATATATAAATGACAATTTTGGTTTGGTAAAGAGGTACAAGTGGAGGTCATTGCATGATATAATCCATAAAAGCAAAACTGCAACATATGCCACCTTGGAAATCCTCAAAATTCCAGAGTTGAAACAAATCAGAGAGTTGggcaatgtgtctctgtgaaatTTCAGTTCCAGTTCCAGTGTTGCTAACAGTAAACATCAATAACACAAACTCATCAGATGTGTCAGTTGAAAATCATTGTttaattattgttgttattatcatCAGCATCATTATCATTAgcacacaaaagtaaactcactgATAAAACAAAAAGGACACCCCAAAGGCAGGTGTTTTGATGACAGTGAATCAATAACATTATCTTCATGTACAAGGGACAGCACCCTGAGGATAAAGACCATATCACAGCTTGATAATCAATTCAGTAATTCAGCCAACATTATTGAGCACCTAGGCACCATGGGAGATTTAAAACTGCGTAGAAGAATCCCTGCTTTCAAGGAGTTTTACAGTCTAGTAGGAGGTATTGAAGAACATCAAGAACACAGGATCACATGAGATCAGTGACATAATGGAATCAGTGCTATGTATGAGGGGCTAATGGCGATGGGCATCACAAGACACTAACATCACATTCAGTTGGGGGCCATCAGGAGACGCTCCTTAGAGAAGGTGGCATCTGAGCTGGACTTTGAGGAACTGGAAGGATTTTGCAGACTGGCATGTGGAGAATGGGTACTGCAGGTGGAGAAAATAGTGTGGGTCAAAAAAGCATGGCCATGAAAAAGTTAGTGGCATGCTTGGGGAGAGAACTAATAGTCCAGTTTGGCTGCTGTATGGGATCCATGTAAGTGGGAGTGGTATGGTAAAATGCTACAAGTTTGATGGGGACCATATTTTAAATGGCTCTGAATGACAGGCTAAgatttcagatcttacatttatgTCCTAGTAACCATATTTATCCCCaacaagaaaatatgaaattatttatgAAGAGATACACTCATTCAAGTTTCGTATTTCTGAGGGAAACTCAAATGTTTCTAGGCAATATTATTATTGCCTTGCTATCAAAAACATCCCAGCATTTAACACCAAGCAATCTACAGAATGTTCTATGCTGCATGCAACTAAACCTCTTCTTTCAAAGTCTATTCTTTCTATCCATCCAGGGACCACACTtcttcccactcccacctccagccccacaaGTTCTTGTGGCACCTGATCAGTTGAGGCAAGTCTAATTTAGGATTTCCAGCCACAACTGCTATCCTGAAACTTCTCAACCCACAGCCTTGAGAAGTGGGAGTGGTGGTGGTAGGAGCAGGGAACAATGTCGTGAAAATGCAGCCATCTGAGAAAGTCTATGAAATCCCCGTCCTACGAGTCAAGCTTAGTTCTCTGAAATTGGAATTCCTGGTCCTCCGTCCAGTTTGGTCCGGCGGCCAACTGGAGGGGCCCCAGAACTCACAGTGCCTAATTAAAGGCATCTTTTAGAATTTCCTCTTATTGTCAAGGAATTCCTTAAAGGAATGACATTCCATCTGGGTTCTGAGTTACTTAAAGGTTTCCTGGGTCTGAGGCCATCGCAGCTGTGGATAGACTGGggtaaatttctctttctaaccAAGGAACCCTGTTGGGCTTTGTCTTTGTCCAACAGGTTGGTAGTTGGGAACTTCTCCAGTGCACTGACAGTTCAAAGATGTTAAGGAATAGCTGTATTAGGTGACCAAGTCAAAGAAGTAAGCTATTTAAACCAACCCAAGAAGGCTTAGAATAACAAAATTGCCAAGGCCACACTTCCTACAGCTAGTCAGTCTTGCAGCTCTTTCCTGGAATGAAACCTCCTCAGCAGGAAGTCATGGATAGCAGTGGTGAGGCCCCATGTCACGCTGGACCTTAGGATGACCAGGGAACCCCCACGGTAGATCAGGAACAGCTTTCGGCCCCGAGTGTCCCACACGTCCTGGACAGAGGCCCACAGACTTGGCATGCTCTGCCAGCCAATATGGGACTGCATATTGGCAACTAGCACGATTAGAGGATACAGAACCAGGCAGGTGATTGTTCCATTGATACTCCCAGACACCAAGGCAGGCACCCAATGGGGCAGGCCTTGCTTTGCCAAGCCCTCCTGGATGGGGTCCTTAAAGGAGAAATACAGAGCACTCCCCAGGCTGTTCCTGAGAAGGACAGGCCAGAAACCTCGATAGTAACCCAGCGACAGCCGCCCCCAGAGCCCGTAAGAGTGGAATTCCTTGAGAATGCTGAAGGTGCTGGGAAAGCGAGCTTGCTTGCGACCATCCTGAAGCACATTTTGCACCCTCTCAAAGGGGCTGAGGGCCACAGCCTCCACCACCCCAGACATGAGCCCTGCAGCCCAGCGGTGTCCCAGGGAGTGTGGCCCAAcaggggagagagagcagagcaggCTATCGTAAGTCCCAAACAGCAGAGTCCCTTGCAACGTCTTGGAGAGAAGAGGCGGGTAGATTCCCCGGTAGAAGTATTGAGGGCCTTCATGCCAAAGCTGTCGCACAGCCTCCGACACCGCCACGGCATGGATCTGTTGCCGGAACACAACCTTATAGATAGGAAAGGTCAGAAAAGTAGACATAAAGTTGGAAACGGCCCCGAGGGCATAAGCCTGGGAGGGCCAGCTTTTCTTTCCTGGAGCCTCTGCTCGTGTCCAGTGCTGAAGTTCCTTCCCGGGAGAGTGGTTCTGTTCCCCCATGCTGAAGACACCTGGGTGCTGGGGGAAGAAACTGGCAAGAGTGGAAAAAAGAGGTTAGACTGACCAATCAAATCTGTTGGTGAGCATTTTCATTGCTCAGTTTAGAAACAGAGTCCCAGGAAACTCAGTTCTAAGGAAACAAGCAACTCTTTGGGCCAGTTTCTGAGAAACAGGCACGCTCTTAAGAAAGAATTCATCAAACTTAAATTAACAAAGGCAGTGAGCTCAccgacacagaaaacaaacttatggttaccaaaggggaaagggataaattaggaatttgagattacgAGAtagacactactatatataaaacagataaacagcagggacctcttgtacagcacagggaactatatgtccaatatcttgtaataacctatagtggaaaagaatctgaaaaagaatatacatgcacacacgaacacacatatatatgtatatatagctgAGTCAttttgctgtgtacctgaaacactgtaaatcaactatacttcaatttaaaaagtaaaaacaaggagggagggtatagctcagtggtagagcacgtgcttagcatgcacgaggtcctgggttcaatccccagtacctccataaaaataaataaataaaccaataaaccaaattaccccccaccaaggaaaaaaaaacagaaaaataaaaaataaaaacaaaggcagTTAGTTTTTCTGCACAGAGCCACCTCTTCAGTGTTTTTCTGACCCCCCAAATATTCTAATATTCAAAGAAGGTTGaggattgaaaaaaatcaaatttgggAAGGAGGGCTCCAAAACCTTACTGTATTCAGTCTTCACTACATGAAATTTTGCATTTGATAAACTGCTGAAATAATAAGCTGCTATTCCCTTTCTGAAATGTGGCACTCTCCTGTAGACACAGTACAGCATTCAACAGTTATAGTCCAGTACTTTTCTCTAAAAGTTGGTAGTAAATTTAGGGAGTGGGGAATCTCTTTGCCTCTCTTTTTGTAGATTCCTGACGATGTTGTAGCTGTTTCATGGCAACACCCCGCCCCCCTCTCCTAATTGAGGAACAGAAAGAGTAGCTGTTCCTGGAAGTTTAGCACCAAAAGGCTCTGTACCTGGCAGTTTCCAAGCTTAACCTTGTAGACCTGTAGCTATATAACAGAGCTGGGGTTCTCAATCTACATACTATTGAAATtctgggccagataattctttgccaGAGGTTCCTGCCCTGTGCATCATACAATGTTTAGCAGAACCCTAGCCTCTACTCGCTCAAAACCAGCAGCACAAACTGTGACCTACCCAGCTATGACAAACAAAAATAGCTATAGACATTGCCATATGtctcctgggaggagggtataaTCGTCCCTGGTTCACAACCACTATACTAGAGGGAAGAGACAGTGCAAGGACTCCAAACTCTCCCACCCCAGAATGGTCTGGGAGCAGACAGAGTAGTATGAGAGATGATTGGGGAGCCAGGGAACAGGAAGGAAATTTGGGGTCAAGAAGAAATGAATGCTCATTGCAGATCTGAGAACCTGAGGGAGTTTGTCAGGAAGGGAATAGGGGTGAGAGGACAGGGTGTGCTGCATGGGAGATGGTGTGTGGAGGAGAGAAAGCACAGAgctttctctgtgtgtgggtGGCGGGGGAGGGCACGACGACCGGGCAGGGGACTCAGCTAGATTTGCAGGAAGCCTGGTAGGATTCACAGACCCAGAGGTTTCACACAGAACCCTGCGCTGTGTGGTCCCGAGGGGAGAGGGCGGTTGGGGCTCTAATTATGGGAGCAGTTGATGGCCTGTTCAGTAGCGACAACAGGGACACCGGGGTCCCCCGCCCTCCAGGCTGAGGCACTGAGGGAGGGGTAGAAGCCAGGCACTGCAAGAAGCCCACTGCAGCCTTCCCTGGGCTGCCACACCCAGAACCTGCCTTGACTTGCTTCTCCTTCCAGAATCACCCCCATCagctcctccctggcctcctgctcctgctccatcCGTGACTTCACAGTCTGACCTTACAACCCATGCACGCCCTCCAGCCACAGTGTCTgcaggtggagggggtggaggctCAGCCTCCTGTGCTCTGCCGTCACTCCTCCTCGACCCCCAGCAGTCCACGGGTGCTTTTAATCTCACCTCCTTAACCCTCAGGGCCAGAAGGCGGCTGGGAGGGCTCCTCTGCCTTGGACCCTTCAGCTGAGAGCTGGCCAGGAGCAAAGGCTCGTGAGGCCCACTCCTGGCATCCCTCTGGGGCACTTtctggcccctggcagccacctctATCTCTCCAGAGTCACAGGAGTCACAGACCCCCAGGGAGGAGGTAGCTCCACTCAGGCCCCCAATGCCACAGGGGATCCCAACATTACCCAGCTCTCCTACCAAAGATTTCTTCCCCAAGTTTTACTTGCACCTGCATAAGGATGAGTGGTGAGGGAAACATTTGTCACCTCTTCTAGTTCAGAGTATAGTAACGTTCCACTTCCTCCCCACATTTTCCTGAGTAACCTATAAACATGTGTTGACTGACTGCATAAGGTAGGCTGACTTAGCAGAAAGAAAACTAGGCTAGAATTTGGCAGATCAGAATTCTAGGTGTCCATTCTATTATCAGTTTCTTGTGTGACCATTAGAAAGACATTGACACCTTGGAGCTTCATGCATCTCAGTTATAAAATGAGCAGACCGGGATGAATGCTCTCTAAGCATCCTCACGCTGTGCATGTGACAGGGGGCTGACCAGGGGGAATTCGGGGCAGTATCTGATAGAGGAATTGTCCATTTCCATCCCTGATTCCTTCTGCCGTTTTTGCCCATGATTTCCCGGGATTAAAAGTGaacaataatttagaaatattttaccttaaatatggaattcatcattttataaatctaattcttccagttttctgggggaggggagtctaCTTTTCTCCCATGTATTTTTCTGTTAAGATGCCAGGCTTTGGGGACAGACAGACCTGAGCCTGGGTCCTGCCTCCACCACTTGCTTGGttttgtgaccttaggcaagatGTTTCACTTGGTCTTGGTTTCTTCAGCTACAAAATAGGGACAACAGACCTCCCTCAGAAGGTTGTTGCAAAGatcacaaaataaaatgagataaagtgGTTGACCATCCACGGCATGGTGGCCTcaataaacagtatttttttttaacagagacttatttatttatttatttttagaggggatcctggggactgaacccagaaccttgtgtatgctaagcatgcactctaccacttgagcta
Protein-coding regions in this window:
- the SLC25A53 gene encoding solute carrier family 25 member 53 isoform X1 codes for the protein MELQGFFPQHPGVFSMGEQNHSPGKELQHWTRAEAPGKKSWPSQAYALGAVSNFMSTFLTFPIYKVVFRQQIHAVAVSEAVRQLWHEGPQYFYRGIYPPLLSKTLQGTLLFGTYDSLLCSLSPVGPHSLGHRWAAGLMSGVVEAVALSPFERVQNVLQDGRKQARFPSTFSILKEFHSYGLWGRLSLGYYRGFWPVLLRNSLGSALYFSFKDPIQEGLAKQGLPHWVPALVSGSINGTITCLVLYPLIVLVANMQSHIGWQSMPSLWASVQDVWDTRGRKLFLIYRGGSLVILRSSVTWGLTTAIHDFLLRRFHSRKELQD
- the SLC25A53 gene encoding solute carrier family 25 member 53 isoform X2, translating into MGEQNHSPGKELQHWTRAEAPGKKSWPSQAYALGAVSNFMSTFLTFPIYKVVFRQQIHAVAVSEAVRQLWHEGPQYFYRGIYPPLLSKTLQGTLLFGTYDSLLCSLSPVGPHSLGHRWAAGLMSGVVEAVALSPFERVQNVLQDGRKQARFPSTFSILKEFHSYGLWGRLSLGYYRGFWPVLLRNSLGSALYFSFKDPIQEGLAKQGLPHWVPALVSGSINGTITCLVLYPLIVLVANMQSHIGWQSMPSLWASVQDVWDTRGRKLFLIYRGGSLVILRSSVTWGLTTAIHDFLLRRFHSRKELQD